A single Curtobacterium sp. MCJR17_020 DNA region contains:
- the rlmC gene encoding 23S rRNA (uracil(747)-C(5))-methyltransferase RlmC, whose translation MQCDYFDRGVCRSCTLMGQPYADQVLDKELRTRELLHDAVEAAGGPGAVTWSPAITSPESGYRNKAKMVVGGSTEHPTVGILDHRQRGVDLRHCGICTPGIRHALPLLAEFVTTAGLIPYDVAARRGELKYVLVTESPDGELMVRFVLRSEGQVARIRQYLDLLREVLPNVVVVTANLLPEHKAVTEGDREIVLTEQETLPMRLGGITMHLRPQSFFQTNTAVATELYAQASAWIDELDPASMWDLYCGVGGFALHAARPGRAVTGIETSAEAIRSAKQSAREAGLEGLRFAADDATEHALRARPDTVPELVLVNPPRRGIGEALSTWLEESDVQHVVYSSCNPVTLAKDLARMPSYRLRRARVLDMFPQTGHLEAVTLLSRA comes from the coding sequence ATGCAGTGCGACTACTTCGACCGCGGGGTGTGCCGGTCCTGCACGCTCATGGGGCAGCCCTACGCCGACCAGGTCCTCGACAAGGAGCTCCGCACCCGCGAACTCCTGCACGACGCCGTCGAGGCGGCTGGCGGCCCCGGAGCGGTCACGTGGTCACCGGCGATCACGAGCCCCGAGTCCGGGTACCGGAACAAGGCGAAGATGGTGGTCGGCGGCTCGACCGAGCACCCGACCGTCGGCATCCTCGACCACCGGCAGCGCGGCGTCGACCTGCGGCACTGCGGGATCTGCACGCCCGGCATCCGGCACGCGCTGCCCCTGCTCGCCGAGTTCGTCACGACCGCGGGGCTGATCCCGTACGACGTCGCTGCCCGACGCGGCGAACTGAAGTACGTCCTGGTCACCGAGTCGCCCGACGGCGAACTCATGGTGCGGTTCGTCCTGCGGTCCGAGGGGCAGGTCGCTCGGATCCGGCAGTACCTCGACCTGCTGCGCGAGGTCCTGCCGAACGTGGTGGTCGTCACGGCGAACCTGCTGCCCGAGCACAAGGCCGTGACCGAGGGCGACCGGGAGATCGTGCTCACCGAGCAGGAGACGCTGCCGATGCGCCTGGGCGGGATCACCATGCACCTGCGGCCGCAGAGCTTCTTCCAGACCAACACCGCCGTCGCCACCGAGCTGTACGCGCAGGCCTCGGCGTGGATCGACGAGCTCGACCCGGCGTCGATGTGGGACCTGTACTGCGGCGTCGGTGGGTTCGCCCTGCACGCTGCGCGACCGGGCCGAGCGGTGACGGGCATCGAGACCAGTGCCGAGGCGATCCGTTCGGCGAAGCAGTCCGCGCGCGAGGCCGGGCTCGAGGGGCTCCGGTTCGCCGCCGACGACGCCACCGAGCACGCACTCCGCGCCCGACCCGACACGGTGCCCGAGCTCGTCCTGGTGAACCCGCCACGACGCGGGATCGGCGAGGCGCTGTCGACCTGGCTCGAGGAGTCCGACGTGCAGCACGTCGTCTACTCCAGCTGCAACCCGGTGACCCTGGCGAAGGACCTCGCGCGCATGCCGTCGTACCGGCTGCGCCGCGCGCGCGTGCTCGACATGTTCCCCCAGACCGGCCACCTCGAGGCCGTCACGCTGCTGTCGCGGGCGTGA
- a CDS encoding transglycosylase family protein: MKKLSRTRTIVGGLAFAGIAATGVGLAATPANAASGSTWDALAQCESGGNWAINTGNGYYGGLQFNLGTWQANGGVGSPAGASREAQIAVAERVLATQGWGAWPACSAQLGLSGTSGAAPAAAAPAPAAPAAPAPTQQAAPAPAAPEQAAPSTPAPAPAQEAAPAATTPSKPAAVKTSGKTYTVASGDTLDTIATKLKIDGGWNKLWAANTSTIDDANLIYSGQELQLPA; the protein is encoded by the coding sequence ATGAAGAAGCTTTCCCGTACCCGCACCATCGTCGGCGGCCTCGCGTTCGCCGGCATCGCCGCGACCGGTGTCGGCCTCGCGGCAACCCCCGCGAACGCTGCGTCCGGCTCGACCTGGGACGCCCTCGCGCAGTGCGAGTCCGGCGGCAACTGGGCCATCAACACCGGCAACGGCTACTACGGCGGCCTGCAGTTCAACCTCGGCACCTGGCAGGCCAACGGTGGCGTCGGCAGCCCCGCCGGCGCGAGCCGCGAGGCCCAGATCGCCGTCGCCGAGCGTGTCCTCGCCACGCAGGGCTGGGGCGCCTGGCCCGCGTGCTCGGCCCAGCTCGGACTGAGCGGCACGAGCGGTGCCGCTCCGGCCGCCGCTGCTCCGGCTCCGGCAGCCCCCGCTGCTCCGGCCCCGACGCAGCAGGCCGCACCGGCCCCCGCTGCCCCGGAGCAGGCCGCACCGAGCACCCCGGCTCCGGCACCCGCGCAGGAGGCCGCCCCGGCAGCCACCACGCCGAGCAAGCCCGCCGCCGTGAAGACGAGCGGCAAGACGTACACGGTCGCCTCGGGCGACACGCTCGACACCATCGCCACCAAGCTCAAGATCGACGGTGGCTGGAACAAGCTGTGGGCCGCGAACACGTCGACCATCGACGACGCGAACCTCATCTACTCGGGCCAGGAGCTGCAGCTCCCCGCCTGA
- a CDS encoding LCP family protein produces the protein MSERRAARQAAETAARTARRPGRRRPFLVALIATIGSLVGIATVIAVVASIFVGGLARSFDAHTDTITDAFPGGARPAATDGAENILLIGSDRRPSGDADRTAGGRSDTLMLAHVPADRRAVYLMSIMRDSWVDVPGHGRAKINAAYSWGGVPLTVQTVEQLLDVRIDHVAEIDFTGFKDMTDALGGVTVDSGQAFAAGKYEFVAGANRLDGDAALAFVRERYAFADADHTRVRNQQAFMRGVVGGLLSRGTITNPGRIQDFVTATSEHLAVDAGLTFPTLIGLGWSLRDVRTDDLETFTMPTAGSGTSPDGQSYVTLNELAVGSLSQALRADDLAGWLADNPQ, from the coding sequence ATGTCCGAACGACGGGCGGCCCGTCAGGCCGCCGAGACCGCAGCACGGACCGCCCGCCGCCCGGGGCGCCGACGCCCCTTCCTCGTGGCGCTCATCGCGACGATCGGCTCGCTGGTCGGCATCGCCACCGTGATCGCCGTCGTCGCGAGCATCTTCGTCGGCGGCCTGGCGCGCAGTTTCGACGCCCACACCGACACCATCACCGATGCCTTCCCGGGCGGCGCACGCCCCGCGGCGACCGACGGTGCGGAGAACATCCTGCTGATCGGCTCGGACCGGCGACCGAGTGGCGATGCCGACCGGACCGCGGGCGGTCGATCCGACACCCTGATGCTCGCCCACGTGCCGGCCGACCGGCGGGCCGTCTACCTGATGTCGATCATGCGTGACTCGTGGGTGGACGTCCCGGGTCACGGGCGCGCGAAGATCAACGCCGCGTACTCGTGGGGCGGGGTCCCGCTCACCGTGCAGACGGTCGAACAGCTGCTCGACGTCCGCATCGACCACGTCGCCGAGATCGACTTCACCGGGTTCAAGGACATGACCGACGCTCTCGGCGGTGTCACGGTCGACTCCGGGCAGGCGTTCGCCGCAGGCAAGTACGAGTTCGTCGCCGGCGCGAACCGGCTCGACGGCGACGCCGCACTGGCCTTCGTCCGCGAGCGCTACGCCTTCGCCGACGCCGACCACACCCGTGTGCGGAACCAACAGGCGTTCATGCGCGGGGTCGTCGGCGGGCTGCTCTCCCGCGGCACGATCACGAACCCCGGGCGCATCCAGGACTTCGTGACCGCCACGAGCGAGCACCTGGCGGTCGATGCCGGACTGACCTTCCCGACCCTCATCGGCCTCGGGTGGTCACTGCGCGACGTCCGGACCGACGACCTCGAGACGTTCACGATGCCGACGGCGGGATCCGGGACCTCCCCGGACGGGCAGTCCTACGTCACGCTCAACGAGCTGGCCGTCGGCTCGCTGTCACAGGCACTGCGGGCCGACGACCTCGCGGGCTGGCTGGCCGACAACCCCCAGTAG
- a CDS encoding MarR family transcriptional regulator: protein MDDTTEQWPLGRLLSAAARSVERDWDERLRAIGLPHAALIAVDILIRTGPTGADTIARTARVQPQTMSRTLERMERDGLVERTPHPDDRRRRLVTVTDHGRRAWETARHIEREVLPDDPALRAALSALLRKPSQTER from the coding sequence ATGGACGACACGACCGAGCAGTGGCCCCTCGGCCGGCTGCTGTCGGCCGCGGCGCGCTCGGTCGAGCGGGACTGGGACGAACGCCTCCGCGCCATCGGGCTGCCGCACGCAGCCCTCATCGCGGTCGACATCCTGATCCGCACGGGCCCCACCGGCGCCGACACGATCGCCCGCACGGCACGGGTGCAACCGCAGACGATGTCGCGGACCCTCGAGCGCATGGAGCGAGACGGCCTCGTCGAGCGCACCCCGCACCCCGACGACCGACGGCGGCGGCTCGTGACGGTGACCGATCACGGACGCCGGGCGTGGGAGACCGCGCGGCACATCGAACGCGAGGTCCTGCCGGACGACCCGGCACTGCGAGCCGCCCTCAGTGCGCTCCTCCGGAAGCCGTCACAGACCGAACGGTGA